The following are encoded together in the Brassica napus cultivar Da-Ae chromosome A9, Da-Ae, whole genome shotgun sequence genome:
- the LOC111200974 gene encoding uncharacterized protein LOC111200974, translating into MSLRWNKQKTGRLSRFMSELQHSPKRGGIMVVETGFPTSLIHLFVKNRDRLKKSSSRTTRILRQIQTAPNASLPVTTNAILEKPVRSDIENVRFVDGGLTAEHHNKRTTSDNNVCGAFVLMALKVFIAAVLAFSTKKKLTMAITLSALALLLTETVAARVLTRFKLCNSDARKEKSGVVCEKIETCDDSRDENGVPTSPIAVTEDSNSKILRIRDLLLPDEKSTSKSSKLKSKILKKLRSYKKKNKTMKIKEETLTDVSSLVSEDNSEIIESEREDEVKSSQPLIESRGDNMNGIVVIVIVLTGLLSGKVVAIGLTLSCLYLGFGAVKKSGLCI; encoded by the coding sequence ATGTCTCTACGATGGAACAAACAGAAAACTGGTCGGCTCTCGAGATTCATGTCGGAACTCCAACACTCCCCGAAACGCGGCGGGATCATGGTCGTTGAAACCGGCTTCCCAACTTCTCTCATCCACCTCTTCGTCAAAAACCGCGATCGCCTCAAAAAATCCTCCTCTAGAACCACACGCATCCTGCGCCAGATTCAGACCGCTCCAAACGCTTCTTTGCCAGTTACTACAAACGCGATTCTAGAAAAGCCCGTCCGGAGTGATATCGAGAACGTTCGTTTCGTCGACGGTGGACTAACGGCGGAGCATCATAATAAGCGCACAACAAGTGACAATAACGTTTGCGGTGCGTTCGTTTTGATGGCGCTGAAGGTGTTTATAGCGGCGGTGCTCGCCTTCAGCACGAAGAAGAAGCTCACTATGGCAATCACTCTCTCCGCTTTAGCGCTCCTCTTAACAGAGACCGTAGCTGCGCGTGTGCTCACGCGCTTTAAGCTCTGCAACAGCGACGCGCGGAAAGAAAAGTCAGGAGTCGTCTGCGAAAAGATCGAAACTTGCGATGATTCGAGGGATGAAAATGGAGTTCCAACATCGCCTATAGCTGTAACAGAGGACTCCAATTCGAAAATCTTAAGGATTCGTGATCTGTTGTTGCCGGACGAGAAGTCTACAAGCAAAAGTTCGAAGCTGAAATCGAAGATTCTGAAGAAGTTGAGGAGTTacaagaaaaagaataaaactaTGAAGATCAAAGAAGAGACTTTGACTGATGTGTCAAGCTTGGTTTCTGAGGATAATTCAGAGATAATCGAGTCAGAGAGAGAAGACGAGGTGAAGTCTAGTCAACCATTGATAGAATCAAGAGGAGATAACATGAATGGGATCGTTGTGATCGTGATCGTGCTTACTGGTCTGTTAAGTGGAAAGGTCGTAGCTATTGGTTTGACACTATCCTGTCTGTATCTCGGATTCGGAGCAGTAAAAAAGTCTGGTCTTTGCATATaa